In one Antennarius striatus isolate MH-2024 chromosome 15, ASM4005453v1, whole genome shotgun sequence genomic region, the following are encoded:
- the LOC137608719 gene encoding L-rhamnose-binding lectin CSL3-like has protein sequence MNDACVLPESTDIVAKKCNFELDCKIPVNTDTFGDPCPCTYKYLETSYLCQNNIIVCEGKPLSWSCEEGKVISVFDAFYGRRDKVVCSYRVIEAQVSNTNCIPPPGPSKAYKIVSKMCDGKQKCSVDAKNSVFGDPCNGTYKYLQVSYTCISG, from the exons ATGAATGACGCTTGTGTGCTGCCTGAGAGCACCGACATTGTGGCTAAAAA GTGCAACTTCGAACTGGACTGTAAGATCCCTGTGAACACAGACACGTTTGGAGACCCCTGTCCCTGTACTTACAAGTACCTGGAGACATCTTACCTGTGTCAGA ACAACATCATCGTCTGTGAAGGAAAACCCCTCAGCTGGTCGTGTG AAGAGGGGAAGGTCATTTCTGTCTTTGATGCCTTTTATGGACGCAGAGATAAGGTCGTGTGCTCTTACAGAGTGATCGAGGCTCAAGTCAGCAACACAAACTGCATCCCGCCACCAGGCCCCTCAAAGGCCTACAAGATCGTCTCTAAGAt GTGTGACGGGAAGCAGAAGTGCTCCGTCGATGCCAAGAACTCTGTTTTTGGAGATCCCTGTAATGGAACTTACAAGTACCTGCAAGTGAGTTACACCTGCATCAGTGGCTAG